In Candidatus Zixiibacteriota bacterium, a single window of DNA contains:
- a CDS encoding DUF1648 domain-containing protein, with translation MEKIERPIIRIPLTKTEIIFEMISLAGLFVNVFLIAYYWSGLPERVPGHFGINGRPDMWSGKASLIILPVVSIFLYALLTLVRRKPQGINYLVKITGDNAEKQYRLVRRFLSVIKIEIIWVFAFINWIAIKVAFGQCNGLGILFLPLFLILVFGTIGIYINKSSNTG, from the coding sequence ATGGAAAAAATAGAACGTCCCATAATCAGGATACCTCTGACAAAGACAGAAATTATTTTCGAAATGATTTCTCTCGCGGGATTGTTTGTCAACGTTTTTCTTATTGCATATTATTGGTCAGGCCTGCCGGAACGAGTTCCGGGCCATTTCGGCATCAATGGTCGGCCCGATATGTGGAGCGGCAAGGCCTCGCTAATTATTCTGCCGGTTGTATCGATTTTTCTTTATGCTCTATTGACACTGGTCAGGCGTAAGCCGCAAGGCATTAATTATCTGGTTAAAATCACAGGTGATAATGCCGAAAAGCAATATCGCCTTGTCCGGAGGTTTTTATCTGTAATAAAGATTGAGATTATATGGGTCTTTGCCTTTATTAACTGGATAGCCATCAAGGTTGCTTTTGGACAATGCAATGGTCTGGGAATTCTTTTCCTGCCGCTTTTCCTGATCCTTGTTTTTGGCACAATCGGAATTTATATTAACAAATCTTCAAATACAGGATAA
- a CDS encoding NAD(+)/NADH kinase, which produces MRFGVIANFGRPGASDTVDLIGAWCQKNGHQAFVCNDSPTAEIDQKEDVVSSGDLCTRADFLISCGGDGTMLSTARALGKNTIPILGINLGSLGFLTQRTPEQLESSLERMVRGDFRIEERLVLKTEIVDGPPLDFPYSLNDVVIDKGNVSRVINLSLYANGEYICSYTADGLIVATPTGSTAYSLAVGGPILNPNMQAFIASPISPFSLTSRPLIFPPEFVLEVRVRSEHGNALLTIDGQVATHFSPNGSIRITRAGHSVKFITFADESFYDVLRRKLHWGKLPVVDYKKTDFLKNNPRNNQE; this is translated from the coding sequence ATGCGTTTTGGAGTGATTGCCAATTTCGGGCGCCCCGGAGCTTCTGACACAGTCGATCTGATCGGCGCCTGGTGCCAAAAAAATGGTCATCAGGCCTTTGTTTGCAACGATTCACCAACGGCTGAAATCGATCAAAAGGAAGATGTTGTCAGCAGTGGGGATCTTTGCACCAGGGCAGATTTTCTAATTTCATGCGGGGGCGATGGGACGATGCTCTCAACTGCCCGGGCTCTGGGGAAAAATACCATTCCCATCCTGGGTATAAATTTGGGATCACTCGGCTTTCTCACGCAAAGGACGCCGGAACAACTGGAAAGTTCGCTGGAAAGAATGGTTAGAGGAGATTTCAGGATAGAGGAGCGGCTGGTGTTAAAAACCGAAATAGTCGATGGACCACCGCTTGATTTTCCATATTCGCTTAACGATGTCGTGATCGATAAAGGAAATGTCAGCCGCGTAATCAATCTCAGCCTATATGCCAACGGCGAATATATCTGCTCCTACACGGCCGATGGATTGATTGTCGCCACGCCGACCGGATCGACCGCATACTCTCTGGCGGTCGGAGGGCCGATTCTCAATCCCAATATGCAGGCCTTTATCGCCTCACCGATCTCGCCTTTTTCATTGACCAGTCGCCCGCTGATATTCCCGCCCGAATTCGTACTTGAGGTGCGGGTTCGTTCGGAACACGGCAACGCTTTATTGACCATCGATGGTCAGGTGGCGACCCATTTCTCGCCGAACGGTTCGATCAGAATCACCCGTGCCGGGCATTCGGTGAAATTCATAACTTTCGCCGATGAATCGTTTTATGATGTATTGAGGCGCAAGCTTCACTGGGGAAAACTACCGGTGGTCGATTATAAGAAGACCGATTTCCTCAAAAATAATCCCCGCAATAATCAGGAATAG
- a CDS encoding 1-deoxy-D-xylulose-5-phosphate synthase: protein MTILHTIRQSSDIKTLDDKQLTELADEIRQEIISVVSTNGGHLASNLGIVELTMALHFCFDIPKDQIVWDVGHQSYVHKMLTGRWDRMGSIRKYQGLSGFPKREESPADAFGAGHASTAISAALGLASARDHKGLKHKVIAVVGDGALTGGLAFEGLNNAGASKKDILVILNDNEMSISKNVGALSKYLTNMMTDKRFNKLRDEIWELTGRFKRREKIRSMVSNIEDSIKGLFVPGYLFDKLGFRYFGPINGNDFQLLVRTLTHLKNIPGPKLLHVATIKGKGFGPAEADSTKFHGIGAFDKVTGEANSKSSLPAYTKVFGDTMVEIAEKHSDVVAITAAMTPGTGLTGYAERFPDRFYDVGIAEGHASCFAAGLAAGGIKPFVAIYSTFLQRAYDQIIHDVALQKLPVVFCLDRAGLVGDDGPTHHGCFDLSYLSTVPGMTIMVPRDGDEFRSMLHLAADTELEGPCAIRYPRGSIPYEMTGNLEKIRWGRWHQLRFSGDTVVIATGSMVDIALKAHEVVRMKRELSVINARFVKPFDRDLLEFCMENYRNIISIEENSHIGGLGQIIGDYLIENGYRGKFKSFAIPDRFITHGSRKILLDEIGLNVESLVEYIENLGNGRRTFLEKIHLKKPEARKVVSISADRSDGTMDK, encoded by the coding sequence ATGACCATTCTGCATACAATCAGGCAATCATCCGATATTAAGACTCTTGATGACAAGCAATTGACGGAATTGGCCGATGAAATCCGTCAGGAGATAATTTCGGTGGTATCCACTAATGGCGGTCATCTGGCTTCCAATCTCGGGATTGTCGAATTAACCATGGCCCTGCATTTTTGTTTTGATATTCCCAAAGACCAGATTGTCTGGGATGTCGGTCACCAGAGTTATGTCCATAAAATGTTAACCGGTCGTTGGGATCGGATGGGCAGTATCAGAAAATATCAGGGATTATCCGGATTTCCCAAAAGAGAGGAGTCTCCCGCCGATGCATTTGGGGCCGGTCATGCCTCAACGGCAATATCGGCGGCCCTTGGCCTGGCTTCAGCCCGTGATCACAAAGGGTTGAAACACAAGGTCATCGCTGTGGTAGGGGACGGTGCCCTGACCGGGGGGCTGGCTTTTGAAGGACTTAATAATGCCGGTGCCTCGAAAAAAGATATTCTGGTAATTCTTAATGATAATGAGATGTCTATTTCCAAGAATGTCGGGGCACTTTCCAAATACCTGACAAATATGATGACCGACAAGAGATTTAACAAACTCCGCGATGAAATCTGGGAATTGACCGGCCGGTTTAAGCGGCGGGAAAAAATCCGATCGATGGTTTCTAATATCGAGGATTCGATTAAGGGCCTTTTTGTTCCCGGCTACCTGTTTGATAAACTCGGGTTTCGGTATTTCGGTCCTATCAATGGCAATGATTTCCAGCTTCTGGTCCGGACTCTGACTCACCTGAAAAATATTCCCGGCCCCAAGCTTCTCCATGTGGCTACGATAAAGGGTAAAGGATTCGGCCCGGCCGAGGCCGACTCCACCAAGTTTCATGGGATCGGGGCCTTTGACAAAGTCACAGGGGAGGCCAATTCCAAGTCCAGTCTTCCTGCCTACACCAAGGTTTTTGGCGATACTATGGTGGAAATCGCGGAGAAACACTCGGATGTTGTCGCCATTACCGCCGCCATGACTCCCGGGACCGGATTGACCGGATATGCGGAACGTTTCCCTGATCGTTTTTATGATGTCGGTATTGCCGAGGGACATGCTTCGTGTTTCGCGGCCGGACTTGCGGCCGGCGGGATTAAACCTTTTGTGGCTATCTATTCCACCTTTCTCCAGCGCGCCTATGACCAGATTATCCATGATGTGGCCCTGCAAAAATTACCGGTGGTTTTCTGTCTTGACCGGGCCGGACTGGTCGGCGACGACGGCCCGACCCATCACGGATGTTTCGATCTGTCGTACCTCTCAACGGTCCCCGGAATGACTATAATGGTGCCCCGCGATGGCGATGAATTCCGCTCCATGCTTCATCTGGCCGCAGATACCGAACTGGAAGGCCCCTGCGCTATCAGGTATCCCCGCGGTTCTATTCCCTATGAAATGACCGGCAATCTGGAAAAAATCCGGTGGGGACGCTGGCATCAATTGCGTTTTAGCGGCGATACGGTGGTCATTGCGACCGGTTCGATGGTCGATATCGCCCTGAAGGCGCATGAAGTAGTCAGAATGAAACGAGAACTGTCGGTCATCAATGCTCGATTCGTCAAACCCTTCGACCGCGATCTTCTGGAATTTTGTATGGAGAATTATCGGAATATCATATCCATTGAGGAGAACAGCCATATCGGCGGTTTGGGGCAGATAATCGGTGATTATCTGATTGAAAACGGTTACCGCGGTAAGTTTAAATCGTTTGCCATTCCGGATCGTTTTATAACTCATGGCAGCCGTAAAATCCTTCTGGATGAAATCGGTCTGAATGTAGAATCCCTGGTCGAATACATTGAGAATCTCGGTAATGGACGGCGGACTTTCCTTGAAAAAATCCATCTTAAAAAACCTGAAGCCAGAAAAGTCGTTTCGATCTCTGCCGACCGATCCGATGGCACCATGGATAAATAA